The following nucleotide sequence is from Methanomassiliicoccales archaeon.
CGCAGAACTGGTGGCAGCCGGTCACGTCAGTGCTAGCGACGTCAAGCGCTTCCCGTACGCCTACACGGCGATACAGGACCTTCTGTCCGGGGGAGTGGATGCGGTCATCATCGACAAGCCCACGGCGGACAAGTACGTCTCCCTGAACGCAGGAGCGCTGAAGGACAGCTTCACCATCGTCACCAACGAGTACTATGGAGTGGCCGTGCGCAAGTCCGCCGGCGACCTGAAGGACTTCATCAACGTGGTCCTCGCGGATCTCGTGCACTCCGGCGAGATGCAGCAGCTCATGGACAAGTGGTTCTGAGTTCGCTCCAAAACCCCTTTATCCAATCCTTTTCTTATCCCGCAGCAGAGGTAAGTGCAAATGGATGTGTGGTCGGTCCCTCAGGCCATAGGCGACACCAGCTCGCAGTTCAACATCCTGGAGCACGTTGGGCTGTTCCTCAACCCAGTGATCATGACCGTTCTGATCTCAGCTTGCGCCATAATCCTAGGCTTCGGGTTGGGGATCGTTGGCGGCCTAGCCCGGGTGTCCAGGTTCAGGTTGGTGCGCTATCCGGCCACGGCCTATGTTGACGTGGTGCGAGGAACTCCACTGTTGGTACAGCTCTTCTTGTGGTATTTCGGCTTGACATTAGGCTTGGGCGTCGCCATGGACCCGCTCGTGGCTTCCATCATCGCCGTGGGCGTCCATTCTGGAGCATATCAATCGGAGATCGTTCGCGGAGGGGTGAATTCCATTCCGAAGGGACAAGAGGAAGCGGCCCGAGCGACCGGCATGACACACCTCCAGGCCATGCGTTTCGTGATCCTCCCCCAGGCCCTGCGCCTCATCCTGCCTCCGCTGACCAACGAGTTCGTCATCGTCATCAAGGACTCCTCTCTCGCCTCAGTCATAGCGGTGGTGGAGATCACCGCCATGGCCGGGCAGCTCAACGGCACCTACTTCCAGCCCTTTGAGATCTTCATCTTCGCCGCCTTCTTGTATCTCTGTCTGACCTATGCCACGAGCTTCATGATGCGCGCCTTGGAGCGCAAGTATCACATCCCCGGGTACGGTGACCGCCGATGAACGAAGTGCTCTTGGAGACCAGGGAGCTGAAGAAGGAGTTCCGGGTGCCTTCCAAGACGGAAGGAAGATTCAGGCGTCTCTTCACCCGCAAGAGGTATGGCGTTCTGCAGGTGCTGAAAGGCGTCAACGTGCAGATCCACAAGGGTGAGGTGGTGGTGGTCATCGGACCGAGCGGAGGAGGGAAGAGCACCTTCCTGCGCTGCCTCAACCGTCTCACCGAGCCGACCAGTGGCGATGTATATTTCGAAGGCGTGCGTGTAACCGACCCCGTGAGCCAGGAGCTCGAAAGGGCGCGGGTGGAGAAGAACCGTTGGGAGGCGTTCCTCGAGGCGCGCCGGATCCGGGCAAAGGCCAGGAAGGAAGCGAGGAAGGACCACCCCGATGCCAGGTCAGATAGGCAACCCCGCGGTCAAGCGGAGGCCCACATCAACCTGGTTCGAAGCGAAGTGGGCATGGTTTTCCAGAGCTTCAACCTCTTCATGCACCTCACCGCCAAAAAGAACATCACCCTGGCCTTGACGAAGGTAAGAAAGATGAGCGATTCGGAGGCAGGGAGGAAGGCCATGGACACGCTGAGAATGGTCGGGCTGGAGGAGAAGGCCGACTCCTATCCTGGGCAGCTCTCCGGCGGACAGCAGCAGCGCGTGGCCATAGCCCGAG
It contains:
- a CDS encoding amino acid ABC transporter ATP-binding protein; amino-acid sequence: MPSKTEGRFRRLFTRKRYGVLQVLKGVNVQIHKGEVVVVIGPSGGGKSTFLRCLNRLTEPTSGDVYFEGVRVTDPVSQELERARVEKNRWEAFLEARRIRAKARKEARKDHPDARSDRQPRGQAEAHINLVRSEVGMVFQSFNLFMHLTAKKNITLALTKVRKMSDSEAGRKAMDTLRMVGLEEKADSYPGQLSGGQQQRVAIARALAMDPKVMLFDEPTSALDPELIGEVLDVMKRLANSGMTMIIVTHEMGFAREVADRVLFIDQGVIAEEGTPEEFFSNPRNERTRQFLHRLFAEQRAEVPDIQPVGTGRATP
- a CDS encoding amino acid ABC transporter permease produces the protein MDVWSVPQAIGDTSSQFNILEHVGLFLNPVIMTVLISACAIILGFGLGIVGGLARVSRFRLVRYPATAYVDVVRGTPLLVQLFLWYFGLTLGLGVAMDPLVASIIAVGVHSGAYQSEIVRGGVNSIPKGQEEAARATGMTHLQAMRFVILPQALRLILPPLTNEFVIVIKDSSLASVIAVVEITAMAGQLNGTYFQPFEIFIFAAFLYLCLTYATSFMMRALERKYHIPGYGDRR